CCATCGGATATCAAAGAAACTGTGGCTTTCTCGTCCAATCACGAATGCACTACTCATCCACGTCACATTTTATGCCGGCTGATCTTTTAGATACATATTCAGCAGTGGTGGTTGTTCTTAGCTTCTCTTTTTTCCATGAACGACTGCAGCCGAAAGAAGCTCGTTGCCTTCAAACAGCTCCAGCCATGGAACAGCGCAAATTGGCGCGAGTGCATAAAATTTATGGTGAAGGTAGACACAGACACTAATGGATATGGATTTGGCTATGTCCTTTGTTGGCCTCTCGTCGGCGTGACTTGCGTCGAAGACAATGGAAATTACAGGCACTACGGAATACCACTTGCAGCCTAGAAGTCGAAAGCTGATCCCACGCCCTTCTTTTTTATggcgttttgtttttaatttcttgttctaTGTTCGATATGCGAAAAAAATACGATTATATGCCATTTTGCTTTTCAGGCGTGGGATCCATTTAATGCTTGCATATGCTTGTAATATCTGATTATGACAGCACGGTGGAAATTACTGCTGTAGCTACAACTCATGACTTTCTGAAGGACCTGCtgtcaagaaatgaaaataacagCTTGAAAACTTGTGGGCACTTCTAAATATCTTCAGAACTTGATTGCTTTGTTAATTGCCCCGGATATCATTTCTCAATGATATTTTCATTCGCCGAGTGGCTGTAACTCTGAAATGAAGTGAGGATTACGAAGGCGAATTTCACTAACTGGAAGCTTCAGAAAACTTGGCCTTCTTATTGAAGGTCGGCTCCCTGACAGTTTTGAGCTCTTAATCCTTGGAGCGCAAGGACAGATAAGCTGAACAAAATATTTCAGAGCTGGATTGATGCTCGGGGGACAAGTTTGAGAACTGCGCTTATGGCGCAAAACGTTAGCTGTTTTGCCAGTGGGTGCGTGTTGAACTCAAGATAAGGTCACCAGTAGAGGCACAAAGACAAGTACACAAGAAAAGAGGATTAGATACGAGCAATCTTTCAACTGTGGATTATTGGAACATGCATTGCCGCACAAAACATCCGACGAATGCGCATCTTAAGCTGCTCCTATGGCGTGTATTGACGTCAGCTTTGATCCTTAGTATCTACCCGACAGGTAGGCACATTGCTTGTTCGTTAAGCTTATGGGCCTATCACTGCGCTCAGAGTGCAGCAGAAAATTACCAAAGGGAGAATTTGGGTACTGAAAGAACTGCGGTTTAGGGGGAAAGCGTTGAAGAATGCTGTTGTTCTGAGGCAGTGTTTCATCAGTTCGATCCCACTTTGCTGGCCTGTCGTTCTCCTTTGACTTATGCTCCGTGTCTATGCGCTAGTTCCTGCAGGCCACGTAATAGTCGCGTATGACCGTTCGAATAATTCCGTATGTTTTCCCTATGGCTCTTAGAGAAATGATAAGGCGCATATAGAATCTCTGAGGACAATGGCACAACACATACGGAGAGGTGGCAATACATACGCACGCAATATGACGTCCGGTACTTACGTAACGTGGAAACCCTAGCGCCACCTTGCGGAGAGGATATAGAAAATATACGGAAACATTATGGAAAGAGAACGAATTTGCATATGTTTTTCTTATCACTGGGATTTCTGTATTGCAATATACGTTACGTGTGGATCGTACGGTATCATATCAGTTGCGCGGGGGTGAAATTCGTTGAAATATATGAGGGCGGATTTACCTCTGCTTTTATCTTGATTGTTATTTACAGCGTCCACTGATGCAGTAATAAAAATAGTAGTTTCTGAGGGCAGGAAATGAAGTGTTTTTTGAGGAGACGTTGAAGACACATTAGTTTCAATGCGTACTTAGCAGTTAGGAGAGAATACCACATATAGTGTCTACTATGGGGTGCATCTGTTCCTACATTTGACGCCATTTTTAAACCTTTTTGGTTGTCAAGAAAATTAATTAGAATCCGTTACCACTCTACAGAAATGCGTGACTATACCTTGTTTTATAACTATATAACTTGTTTTACCACCTCATTTCTAGAAGCTACTGGTGTGATTGTCCTACAAGAAGGTTTAGTGCTAGCCTGGCAATCGATATTTGCTGTCAAAAGACGATTAGGAAGCAAAAACAGGAACAGCCAAGGGCCGCATTTCGTAATAACTCTTTTCAGTATTCATTCTCGTTCACTAGAATATCATCGGTAGCTACCACCTGTTAGGCTACGGCTGATAAATATCAAATAATGCCATTTTCTAGCTCCGTTATCAAAGTCTGGGCAGGCCAGCGGTTAAGACGCGAAAGAATTAATAAATAAAAGGAATAGCAACAAATTAGGACGCCCGATAATCTTAAATTCGGCAGATATTTGCTGAGCGGCATCACTTTAGCACGATGAACTTTGAAATGAAAGAGAAGGAAAGTGGGAAaccgacaaaaagaaaaaaggaacaaagaaaacTCCTCACGCAAACACACTATGCTAATTGATTCCGCAGCACAGATTGTTGCTTCTAGCAAGTATAGCACAGTTTTGTGCTCAGACGGGCTAACTGTAGCTTTGTTACTCTGAACGACTCAAAGGTTTGCCGCGCGCAGACCAGCTTCAGGGTGGGAAGCAGAAGAAAAGATGGCGCTAGCagctcgttttctttctttttttttgcgcaacacCTGCCCTCGTTACCCTTGATTTGAGCACGCCGCCGTCCTTGTATTGTAGACTTATGAGCCTCTCCCCAGTTCCAAGAAAACCAGCCGCTGCTGGGCTTTCAGTGGTCAACCTGCTTTTTTTTTGGCGATATATTTATGCTTTCTCGCCTTCTTGCTGTCTTTATTTCTTCCGCGACAAGACCTGTGGACTACAAACATTTCCGCTTATTTATGTGGTCATAAAAACACGCTTTCGGTCACGTATAGGTCTGCCTCTCCAATTGTGTGCAGTTCAATGACGGATGAATGCACAACGACCACTACTGCTCCTCTTCCGAGCGAGAAAATAGTTCCACGCTTTAGCAGTCTCAAGGCATGAATCACATCAGACTTGTGAGTTCCTTGAACGTAAGCCTCTCGAACGATATGTTATATGGGAGATGACAGTGATGAGGAAAGCTAGACGAAATGCGCCCGCACTCTGTGGCGAAGTAATACTGCGCGATGAAGTTCGTTCTGTAACCTCATTGGGTGAGGGGCGCACTTCGATCTTCCGCAGCGCTTCGTGATTCGCTGTTACGACCACCATTTTGGGTCCTCAGATGCATCGTAATTCTGCCCCCCTCCGTCACAAACTCACCTGAAACATAATCTTCTCTGACTCGTGAACGCAAAAATGCCCTAGTGAAATTCCTAGCGCAGATGTGAATTCAAGAGGCAGTTTAGAGAAGAAAGttgagaaaaggaaagcgcactGGGCTCTCAACCAGGCGAGGAAAAACAACTTTGAAGACATCATGCTGTCGTTCAGGCTTGGAAGATGGTCCGTCACGCTGATTTTCTTCACTGCTGTGACTTCATCGCAAGCTCAGTCGTTAGGTGAGAGAAAAAGCTTGTCAGCCTCATGATACTGCTTCTAACTGAAAACTTTCCCGTGCCCAAAAATAGGAAGCAACACAAATAGTACTGTTTTGCGAAAGCAACGCCTTTCACCTAAATACTATTATGGCGCTAGATTCTATTTGCTAAAAAAGGATGAAAAAAGCCTTGTAATTTTAAGATTTGGCATTCCTTGTTTTAATACAGTAAGACAAGAGCGCACTAAGATTTAATTCGTAAAGCGGGGCTCCACACACTTGTTACAGGCTTCGGCTTTCTTCGGATACATTGTTTGTTGAGGCATTTACTGAGTTTTGAAGATTTTAGAAAAATAATATATCGCACACTGTTTCTATCAAAATAAACTTGAACCATGCGATCAAACGTAGTGACAGATATcggaaacatgaaaaaaaaacatcatatcGGAATCGTCACGATGCACTTGCTGGCTAGACTCACGTCGGTGATGTGGCAGTTTGTAAACAGTAGAAAGTACAGGCGAGACAAATATAAAGGAAAACGGATGTTTTTCACTCACGAGCCAAAATTATTTTAACTTTGGCGTCAAATATTTGAAAACGCTTTGATAATGCTGCTTGTTTTCCCGAAAACTAATGGGAAAGAAAGGTGGTTTTACTTATACTTGCGTAGTAATAGCTGACCGCTTGTTAAAAACTGGTTGACTTTAAGTTACTTCTGTCCGTACTTTTGTGTTCTTTCCGGCTTCTTATGTAGGCTTAACTGgccaaaagaattttttttcggaaGTTTTTTCGATATAAGAGAGAGTCTTTCGAATCTAGTTTGGAACGACGGTTCGCTTTCTTATAAACCAAAAGAGGAGGCTAAACCTTCTTTGTCCCATTCACAGCATCTAACACTAATAGCTTGCGTTGTGAATTTATTTATTCTATTCAGAGGACCAACCACAACAGCGAAGCAGCTCTATTTTGGCGGTTGAAAATGATCGATTTGGATCATTGCAGCAACAAAGTTTCGACAGCCTTGCAGAGAACAGTATGGGGGCACAGGTATGTTAGATTTTCTTAATGTTGGTCCTCTCGAGAGAATACGTGAGGTGACTCCATGCGCAAGGGGTCACTGCATGCTGACTTTTCTTTCAACCTTATCGCTGGACCAAGTCGCATTTCTTATAACGCTTAGTGGGTTTACATTGCCATAAGATGGGTATCTGTCTGACCTGTCCTTCTAAAGTGGGGAATTTTAACAACGAGTGCCTCACGTAAATCTTTGCACAGAACATGCGATATGAAAGCATGACTGCAATACTTGCATCTTCGTGACTACACCGAATGCTCAAACGCGTAAACATACGTTCATAGAGCAGTAATTATTGGTCGCTAGGTTTCGTGCCCTACAAAGTGTCAAGTGATGACCATTCTGAGTAATTTTATAAAATGCAGGAATCAACTTTATTCTTCTTGTGGTCGCTGTGTAATAAAGCCTGATGAAACCTTTTCTGCAGCTTAATAGCGCACACCGGCCATTCCAGACGGCGAAGTTGGAAAACCAACTAAAGTTTCGCCTGTACTTAGCCGTCATATATACTGAATAAGTACACCAGATCAcacacaagacaaaaaaaaaccttgACTTCCAAAGCTAGAAGCTTACTAAAACCGGCGGTTGTTTTGAGAAAGTGCACCATACGTTCGTTGGCGCTAAAATAAATTTATTATCGCAGTGTAGCTATTTGTAGTGATAAAGAGTTACAGGATTATTATTTCTACGCGACCTAATCGTAAAGTTTAAAATGTTCATTTTGATGTTATCCTTGGAGGCTTGTTCATTTCTCTCGTAGTCAGCCGGTCGCATATTTTCTTATTGATGTCTTATGCGATGACATTAGTTAAGCATGAAGGAGTATTCGTTTGTGTTTTTTCAATAAGCATATTCCTCAGCACAATTATTCTCCTCATTCAGAATACAAAATTCTTGATCGCCAAAGTTTTGTTTAAATCGTTGAAGCTAGACTGAAGCATTTCCGTTTATTTTTTGGAGCAGAGAGTGAACCTAATTCCCAGCGGAAAATATCAATTTTTCTAATTTCTGGGCTCACGCACGAAAGAAATGAATTCAGACAACAGGTAGAATTCCCGGAGCATAAGTTAGAGAAGGATTTAGAGCAGAATGACGAGAAAGAGAGGACGCTATTTTCCCCGCCAAATCAGGCGGTTTACCTGCATGACATAAGCGTTGGTGTcaaccaataaataaataaataaataaataaataaataaataaataaataaataaataaataaataaataaataaataaataaataaatctatcgatcaatcaatcagtaAATCTGTCTATCGATCAATCGGTCAGCCAGTCTGTCTCTCAATCAGTCTGTCAATCTCTCAGTCAGTTAGCCAGTGTGTGTATCGATCAACCAGTCAGTCAGTCTCTATCTCAACGAGTCAGACAGTCTCTCTatccgtcagtcagtcagtcggtcggtcggccggacaatcaatcaatcaatcaatcaatcaatcaatcaatcaatcaatcaatcaatcaatcaatcaatcaatcaatcaaccaatcaatcaatcaatcaatcaaacttGTTTTAAGCTGCACTGGAGCTACTTTCTCCTGGACACCTGTGATCAATTAACcagcctgtttttttctttactgagCCGACAAATAGATCAACTGCCAAATAACGTGGAATCAATGTTACAGATTCTTCGGGAAGAGGCTCCGATCATCCGCAACATTGAAATAGCCATGCACGAGGGCCGAGACATGGAGCGAAACCTGACGGCCATCCGTGACGCCATCCGCCAGGAGTTGGTCAGCGTCAAAGGGATCGGACACATCCATCGCGTTAAGGCCAAGAGGCGACTCCGCGAGCTTGATGTGCGAATCAATCAGCTTCGTATCAAGTGAGTCACTTACTGAACGACCCGGTTTCGGACACCTTTCTTGAGTGCTGAACGCAAATGAGGCATCGATGTTTTCACGAAATGTCCTTCGCAATGCTTAAATTGTGACAACGTTGACGTTACTGACTGGCAAAAAACGTACAACTGGAGTTTTAAATACTATTTTAAAACATCGGAGTTACAGCTTCTGATACTTTTGATCTTATTGCGAGCAATGTGGACAGCAGCGTGTGAGAAATCAGTGTGTGCTGTAGTGTGAGATAACGTTTGTGAACGTAAATTGTGTCCTCTCCTTGGCCCCTTGTCCGTTTGTTTGCGCTGCCTTCAGAACGATACCATTTGCACGCTTTTACAGACGAATAGGCCTACCTGTGGCTTACTGTACCGATACCTTGTGTCATGTAAACTCCTCATGCAGCCCCCCGCCTCCCCCCGACAGCGGTTCTGCGGATATGGTGCCTCTGACTGAACAATTCATACTCTTACAGAGCCCccgaaagaataaaaaaacagtTTGTCGTGGACTTAGGTCCAGAGCCCTCTCATGTGCAGAGCCGTCATTGCATTTAGAATAATTTCAACAGTGCTCCATAAATACTAACACCTCTCCTCACGGGGTCTTGCTATTTCTACCGCGCAAGACGGAACAAATATTCTTTAGCTCGTTCTAAACTTTGCGAAGTGAAATGACGTTTGTACGCATATAAGCTAAATAAGTGGCTGCAAAAAATCTGAAGCTGAATGTAAAGcgaaaaaaatttgaatataaaAAGCTGAatgaaattaacgaaggcaaaaATTTGACTGGACTGATTTAAACTGGAGCAAATCTCTCTGAACCTGAACACACATAACACgcaaaattattatttttttttaattttctaagGTCAATAGCAGATTGGAATAGGCTAGTGAGAAGCTGTTTCAATTATGTCACGTGAACCATTCGCATCATCCCTGTAAACCCCATGATGTTTTTGGGTTGTACTGGCAATTTATCACGCTTGAATTGTTAGTATTATTACCTTTTTGGTACCACCTTTCGCATATAAGTTGTGCTGTACCTTCCCCCCTTCCCCCTTGCATCTGTCATTATGCGGCACCGTGGGTATCACAataaatgaatagaaaaaaaaaacatgggtcAGAGCTTCTGTAACGTCTGAAGGCTTCTGACGTGGTGTGTCCAAGACCACACAGCCGCAGGAGTTATAAGCCCGCGCTAATGTCTTCAATGTTTGGACTCTTAGTGGTTCCATGGGCTCCTTTCAGAGCGTGGAAAAAATACTTTAAACGATAACGCTATCTCCTTGTTAATCCTGCAGATTACGGTTTCTATTGACAGTCTGCAAGTTTCCAGTTGTAGATTTGCGTGCCTTCAGCGTATTATTTGTTGAGTGGTTATTTAAGCGAACTAGTTACAAGGCCACGAGGTAAAGCATTAGGGTATTTGTCCCACGCAATCAATCAAAACAGCGTTTCATTTGCATTTAGGTCACatgtattagttttttttttgttctaataAAACAAATGCTGATTCCGTTACAAGTGAAACTTTTGGAGGAAGTAAAGAAACCGAGGCCTTACAGGGGTTTTCTTCCAATTTGTTTGACAAAtcagtaaaaacaaaaagaaacataaaGCCACTTCTCCACTAAAGATAAAGCAGCATAATTGTCTCACGTATATATGCTTCATGCTTTAATAACGATAGACTTCTTTGGCATTAAAAGAACGcccctcccttttcctttctttctctgcAAGCAGAAGTTTCAAAACAGAACGAAAGTCAGCTGTAAAATATGGTGAATGAGCCTTAAAATAAATAAGGACTTATTGGTTGAAAGGGATAAGTACATACATAACGATGTGCATTCAAATGTTTCAAGGTCAAAATACTTTTATGAGGCCGGCGGTAGATCAATAACAGTGAAGTACATGGCAAAAAATACATACATGGGGAGGAAAGTGCGAGTACTCAATCGCATCGTATTGACATTGAAAAAAGAATTAGAGTAGTAGAATGGAAAACCTGCGATGCAGTATTCCCAGTACGTAACTAGGAAAATAAATAAGCAGCGGGAAGTAATGCGATAATTACTAATTTTTACGCTCCGATTTTTCACCGTAACTCGTGCGCTCAACGCAGGAACGACTTGGGCGAAAAGAAGCTGCACACCTTCATCAGTGGCATCGCGTCGGGTGAAATTCGCGACCGGCGGAGAGCACACGGAATCTTGGACAACATCTACAACTTCTACCGCACGGTGATTGGGAATCTGGTCATCGTGTGCCGACGGTTTGCCTATGGCATCATCAACTTCTACAAGAACATACTCTTTGGCATAGGAGATGCCATCAGCAGCCTGCTAGGACTAAAGAGGCGAAAGCTGGAAGCGGGCATCAACATCATAGCCGGAATCTAGCTGCATATGCAACGAATAAATCTGTTTACGCCAGGAACAGGTGGCCTACACTTACTTTACTTGTATTCCTTACCACTAATCGCTCGCGAGCACGGCGAGTGATGCTAATCCTTTTGGAGCACAGCTGTGGAAAaagccccgctgcggtggctcagtggttagggcgctcgactactgatccggagttctcgggttcgaacccgaccgcggtggctgtgcttttatggaggaaaagggctaattaaggcacccgtgtgctgtgcgatgtcagtgcacgttaaagatccccaggtggtcgaaattattccggagccctacactacggcacctcttcttcctttcttctttcactcccttctttatcccttcccttacggagcggttcaggtgtccaacgatatatgagacagatactgcgccatttcctttccacccaaaaaaaccaattattattattattattattatgtggaaAAAGGTGTTTGTGTTCTTACCATTAAGTGGTGCAATATTAGGAAAGGGGTTGTCCTGTGG
This portion of the Amblyomma americanum isolate KBUSLIRL-KWMA chromosome 10, ASM5285725v1, whole genome shotgun sequence genome encodes:
- the LOC144107186 gene encoding uncharacterized protein LOC144107186, giving the protein MLSFRLGRWSVTLIFFTAVTSSQAQSLEDQPQQRSSSILAVENDRFGSLQQQSFDSLAENSMGAQILREEAPIIRNIEIAMHEGRDMERNLTAIRDAIRQELVSVKGIGHIHRVKAKRRLRELDVRINQLRIKNDLGEKKLHTFISGIASGEIRDRRRAHGILDNIYNFYRTVIGNLVIVCRRFAYGIINFYKNILFGIGDAISSLLGLKRRKLEAGINIIAGI